One window of the Tachypleus tridentatus isolate NWPU-2018 chromosome 10, ASM421037v1, whole genome shotgun sequence genome contains the following:
- the LOC143230706 gene encoding uncharacterized protein LOC143230706 — protein sequence MKSKCRESRENGCAHPIIAGRMSDDKENIGIRYPHLFQISKNISALKSNRFLPSENSRISEVVSDKAFAATTAGKLTNHRLPQSKLENSEKSHIMSKFLPRTSTALEVGKVTRRTNIPLPALMESTIVQEENVPKKETVSCEKKCNEQGKKNCKAVNNVQRRVESINNFKKMYAKQVCKTNAEHQEVKNSVKKCQENDKETVSRSTKTSQHSNQTKTPSFRSLPANSNTGRFIVLQPVTSYQCISAQGVSRYHPYVSDVLKTICSECLYGMKHKPPSTFRKTLESVNGTNFDKQYDEEKHRTINVKSCRKKSQSLQRNTVTTRTLPKGWKVLQRLRDVEEDNATLADDEDSINCSCESCVSRLVEGASFPGSASQLNNGHFTKINDKHLQYPTQKDEIGICVDKGDKSALLSSKVIPADSKTNTHIAVENKSHASEKQLSVVSSDQCDLKKAWYDYDTSLTEYEDNCCTKIKPFTLCNHKDNKTYSSNVFFRQEKGENIYANDDISCVVEKAVKESIEELLSFNVGPIINTPRRTKSLSDLIVREKDTLYTYENICNQKYQRKRINQEKLTNNIICSSNESNELPKSVSPSTSLNCVLEVPTKELNHNCNDFKTKQACETFLTSKPFSTASEIRDHFTDRVVITQSTNKTKTCSSGSEKVAENHTENNQCLRSQPFNSSTFISNKAGNKNEKVIYPVSRDERRKPISQEMSKSFCESSVLQATFERLLEDCGALRTSEKETLVNENINSGTLVDSESRSTLVGGTRNKELTKSADGCFVKDFKSEHNNDDTKGKDLEKKRLMSYKSLPTLLLSADNRRSEDKLSAEPRATSNVNDGNINVSVFSVAKAPENHSVTQEGTSGRSSMEGDSSQSTTTGTLPSRSSPIGWEKTPPMDVLDNDHKGAPMDDDHSSGFSTCSETDSKLLEEVKRQGMGLPPNGRIKRQKNRVLSITSPTKPLKYKAKDVLSGKAKMKLSIYKNCGLVTVHVMRAAYLSHRYRQVNAYVKVSIYPEEGRQTSWKTSIVKGSNNPVFDQKLSFEVTQGDHHNRVLLSVWHRDLINRRSNFLGCMSFGIQHILEDSQGICGWYLLLTEVVGRRKHFAKYSSRVLDVKNQNNEGSPLTLPQPSMV from the exons ATGAAATCTAAGTGTCGTGAAAGTCGTGAAAATGGTTGTGCTCACCCCATAATAGCAGGTAGAATGTCAGACGACAAGGAAAATATTGGTATCAGATATccacatttatttcaaatatctaaaaatatttcagCTTTGAAATCGAAcagatttcttccatctgaaaaTTCTCGTATTTCTGAAGTTGTATCTGATAAAGCGTTCGCGGCTACTACTGCTGGAAAACTAACAAATCACAGACTTCCTCAGTCTAAGCTAGAAAATTCCGAAAAAAGTCATATCATGTCAAAGTTTCTTCCCCGAACATCCACAGCTTTAGAAGTTGGAAAAGTAACGAGGAGGACAAACATTCCCCTTCCGGCATTAATGGAATCAACCATTGTACAAGAGGAAAATGTGCCAAAGAAAGAAACGGTAAGTTGTGAAAAGAAATGTAACGAACAAGGCAAAAAAAACTGTAAAGCAGTGAATAATGTACAACGACGAGTAGAAAGTATCAATAACTTCAAGAAGATGTATGCTAAACAAGTTTGTAAAACAAACGCTGAACATCAGGAAGTTAAGAACTCTGTTAAAAAGTGTCAGGAAAATGATAAAGAAACCGTTTCTCGTTCAACCAAAACTTCTCAACACAGTAATCAAACAAAGACCCCTTCCTTCAGAAGTTTACCAGCGAATTCAAACACTGGAAGATTTATTGTTCTTCAACCTGTAACATCATATCAGTGTATTAGTGCTCAGGGTGTCAGTAGATATCACCCCTACGTTTCTGATGTCTTAAAAACCATTTGCTCAGAATGTCTTTATGGAATGAAACataaaccaccttcaacatttcgAAAAACTCTCGAAAGTGTTAATGGTACTAATTTTGATAAGCAATACGATGAAGAAAAGCATCGAACAATTAATGTCAAATCTTGCCGAAAAAAATCACAAAGCTTACAACGGAATACAGTGACTACACGTACTCTTCCCAAGGGTTGGAAAGTTCTCCAAAGGCTCCGAGATGTTGAGGAGGATAATGCAACATTGGCTGACGATGAAGATAGTATAAACTGTAGCTGTGAATCATGTGTTAGCCGTCTAGTAGAGGGCGCTAGTTTCCCAGGTTCAGCAAGTCAATTAAATAATGGACACTTTACCAAAATAAACGACAAACACCTTCAATACCCCACGCAAAAGGACGAAATAGGCATATGTGTTGATAAAGGAGATAAATCAGCTTTATTGAGTTCGAAGGTGATACCAGCAGATAGTAAAACCAACACACATATAGCTGTGGAAAATAAATCTCACGCATCGGaaaaacaactttctgttgtatcTTCGGACCAATGCGATTTAAAAAAGGCCTGGTACGATTACGACACTTCTTTGACCGAATATGAGGATAATTGCTGCacgaaaataaaaccttttacatTATGTAACCATAAAGATAACAAGACGTATTCTAGCAATGTTTTCTTTCGTcaagaaaaaggagaaaatatTTACGCTAACGACGATATCAGTTGTGTAGTCGAAAAAGCTGTGAAAGAAAGCATTGAAGAATTACTTTCTTTTAATGTAGGCCCGATTATAAATACTCCAAGAAGAACCAAGTCTCTGAGTGATTTAATTGTGAGGGAAAAAGACACATTATATACTTATGAAAACATTTGTAATCAGAAGTACCAaagaaaaagaataaatcaaGAAAAGCTTACAAATAACATCATCTGTAGCAGCAACGAGAGTAATGAACTACCTAAATCTGTGTCACCATCAACTAGTCTCAACTGTGTGTTAGAAGTCCCCACTAAAGAATTAAATCACAATTGTAATGACTTCAAAACGAAACAGGCTTGTGAAACGTTTTTGACATCAAAACCTTTCAGTACTGCCTCGGAAATACGTGACCATTTTACAGACAGAGTCGTTATAACACAATCAACTAACAAGACAAAAACTTGCAGCAGCGGAAGTGAAAAAGTAGCTGAAAATCACACTGAGAATAACCAATGTTTAAGGTCACAACCCTTTAATTCTTCGACCTTCATTAGTAACAAAGCtggaaacaaaaacgaaaaagtTATTTACCCGGTCAGTCGGGATGAAAGACGGAAACCTATATCTCAAGAAATGTCGAAAAGCTTTTGTGAAAGCTCTGTACTTCAAGCCACGTTTGAGCGTCTTTTAGAGGATTGTGGTGCTTTGCGAACGTCAGAAAAAGAAACTCttgtaaatgaaaacattaactCTGGAACTCTGGTAGATTCTGAAAGTCGAAGCACGTTGGTTGGTGGTACAAGGAACAAGGAACTTACGAAATCTGCGGATGGATGTTTTGTAAAAGATTTTAAAAGTGAACATAATAATGATGATACAAAAGGCAAGGATCTGGAAAAGAAGCGCCTCATGAGTTACAAATCTTTACCCACTTTGTTATTATCTGCAGATAACAGACGCAGTGAAGACAAACTGTCAGCCGAACCTCGGGCTACTTCAAATGTAAACGATGGTAATATTAACGTGTCAGTTTTTAGTGTTGCTAAAGCACCTGAGAATCACTCCGTAACGCAAGAAGGAACCAGTGGAAGGAGCAGTATGGAGGGAGATTCTTCACAGTCAACCACTACAGGCACTCTTCCAAGCAGATCATCTCCCATTGGTTGGGAAAAGACTCCTCCTATGGATGTATTAGACAATGACCACAAAGGAGCACCTATGGATGATGACCACAGTAGTGGATTTTCCACATGCTCGGAAACTGATTCCAAACTTCTGGAAGAGGTGAAAAGACAAGGAATGGGTTTGCCCCCTAACGGAAGAATAAAACGTCAGAAAAATAGAGTATTATCTATAACGTCTCCAACAAAACCCCTGAAGTACAAAGCTAAGGATGTGCTGAGTGGAAAAG CAAAAATGAAGCTTTCAATTTACAAGAACTGTGGCCTCGTTACAGTACACG ttatgagGGCGGCCTACTTGTCTCACAGGTATCGGCAAGTGAATGCCTACGTCAAG GTGTCAATTTATCCAGAGGAAGGTCGGCAAACGTCATGGAAAACTTCTATAGTGAAGGGTTCCAACAATCCAGTGTTTGATCAGAAGTTATCTTT tgAGGTTACACAAGGAGATCATCACAATCGTGTTCTGCTTTCTGTGTGGCATAGAGACCTAATTAACAG GCGAAGTAATTTTCTTGGATGCATGTCATTTGGGATTCAACATATCTTGGAGGATTCCCAG GGCATTTGTGGTTGGTATCTATTGTTAACTGAAGTCGTGGGAAGACGTAAGCACTTTGCTAAATATTCCAGTAGGGTGTTGGATGTCAAGAATCAGAACAATGAAG gttcACCTTTAACGTTACCTCAACCGTCCATGGTGTAA